The following DNA comes from Triticum aestivum cultivar Chinese Spring chromosome 3D, IWGSC CS RefSeq v2.1, whole genome shotgun sequence.
AAGCACACGTAATACCTTGAACATCCTCTACGCATACTCCTCCTGTGAGCTTCTCTTTATTTATCCACTCTATATGTAGATATACTTTCTTCCCGGGCTCTCACCTCATCACCTCAAAATCTCACATCCAGTCCATTCATGGATATTGTGGACATTCTGAAATGGTCCGCAAAAGTGTCCGGCCGGCGAGAGGCTGTGATCAGTGTCTCTAGCATTTCCAGCACGAGGCGGCGATGACGGGCTTGCCCTTCCATCCAAGCACGAGGCACCCCTTCTCCTCGGCCACCGTGTACCCGCTGCCGCCGGCGTTCTCCTCCAGCCACTCCCGCGCCTTGGCCGCCATCTTGATCGGCATGGACTGGAAGCCCGCGCGGCTCATGCGGCGCCGCCACTGGTCCGCGCGCTCGTGCCGCTCCACGCGCGCCGCGCCCTCGCACCCGACCACGTTGCGGATCTCGGCGCCATAGTGGAACTGCTCCACGCGCGCGCGGCGGGCGTCGTAGCGCGGGAGAGCCGCGTCCAGCGCATCGAACAAGGCGGCGTAGTAGTGGAGCGCCTCCATGAACCGCCCGAGGAAGAATGGCCCGTTGTGGCCGGCGTCCTGCTCCACGAGCACGAACGCCTTCGGCGAGAGCTTTCGGATGGTCTGCAGCACCGAGTTGAGCGCGCCGCGGCTCTCCTTCACCACGCAGTGCAGCTCCAGGACGCTGTTGATGGCCACGGCCTCGTGGGCATCGATGCAGAGGTCGTCGACGTGGAGGCTCTCCAGGGTGCGGTCGACGGCCCTGAACTCAAGGCACATCCCGAGCTCCTCCGCGTACGCCTCGATCTCGCGCCCGACGGCCCTCATGGTGTCcaagccggcgccggcgccggtgacGCGCACGCGTGCCGGCTTGCCGCCGGCCCGCGTGGCAAGGCCGTCTAGCAGGGCGCGCCACTGGTGGCCGCGGTTCAGGCCCATTGTCATGCCGAGGTCAACCACGTGGACGTTGCTCTCTCCATCGAAGGCTTCCAGGATGGACGCGTTCGCCACGAAGTGCGCGAAGCGCAGGTACGGGCACAGCTCGTACGCCACGGCGAGCGCCTCGCCGCGCGCTCCGTCAAGGCATGACGAGCGCGGGACGCTGAACGCCATGCTCGCCGGGCCCAGCGCCGGTGGGTGCGCCAGGGCCAGCCGGTCCGCCAGGCCCTGCACGAAGCACGACGCGACGCGCTGGAACGCCGTGCCGTGCACGGGCGCGCCGACCTGGAGCTCGCGCAGCAGCGCCGCAGCCTGTGCGCGGTCGCGGCACGCCACCGCCTCGGCGCATGCAACAAGAAGCTGCACGAGCCGCATGCCGTCAGCCCCgctgccaccgccaccacccccgacATCTCCCACAGCGACCACAGCCTCACCTGCTTGTTCCTCGAACCCACCACCGGACACAGGCGGCGAGTGCTCCAAagcctccatggcctccaccttctGCTTGCAGGTCTCAAGGACGTCGCGGAACTGCTTCGTCTTCCTGACGCGCGACGACTCGAAGTCGGCCTGCGCAGGCGGCCATGAGGCGTTGTACGGCGAGCTGAGGTAGTCGACCTTGGTCGCCTTGGGAGCCCGGGGGCCGAGCTCCAGCTCGACGCCGTCGAGCGCTACCTCCTCAATGCCGAGGTAGTGAGGATGCTCGTAGTCTAGTTCTTGATTAGTGCAAATTGAAGCACCTTCCTGTGTTTGCCATGAAGTAGGGAAGGGGTTGGTTGCCATGCCCACCATGTACGCGTGTGTGTGATGAACTGGATAGTGAATTAGGTCTTGTTGCAGCGCAAATGACCTACCTAATTTTAACTTGTTACCGGATTCAATCAACCTCTATATATAGGCACATATCTGCCTGCGCTCGGGTGATACGAGTATATATACGATGTGCGAGGTGGTGAAGTTAATTAATTCATCGATCTCGTCTAAAACAATGTCTCTGTTATAAAACTCAACTTTTTTAATTAGAAACCAGATTTCGTATAACTCACTCTAATGCACGAAATAAACCACCTCCTCAAAAACAATTTTGGGATCATGAGCACTAGCACCCACGACATATTTTTATAGAAGCCCACCCCGGATGAGGGACCAGAAATTTGCTCCCGACGGGATTCGAACTCCCTTGCCACTAGGCTACAGCCTAGTTCTCACCACCTCTTCAGATTGATAAGGTTTTTAGGATGTACTAACTCCTTATTGCAGTGTGTTAAACGAAAAGAAATTGATATTTTAGAAACAACCGTTGAGACAAAATCCATATAGGCATGTTTTTCAAATTTAAGTATTTAAAATAATGTTGATGGTCATAGTTTAATATGACGGCAAGTGTGTCAAAACATCACTTATTTATGAACCGGTGGTGTGCAAAATTCTAGTACAAACCCTTCATCACAAATGGTTTACGAAAGCTGTTACTATTGAACGTATCATGATACCACAACTCTCACCATCGATCATAGAGAGAAGATAAGATTTTGTTACACTACGGGAAAAACCTTGACAAGTGCATTTCATCAGGCACTCAGCAAAAAAGGCGTTTGCCAAGTGTCCCAGATTAAACACTTGACAAAAAAAAAGGGAACTCGGCAAACATATTCTTTGCCGAGTTTTTTTTTCTAAGACACTCATCAGACAATGAAAAATCAACATGCATGCGTTCATTTGGATTTTCCATAGGAAACTTTTTAATTTTGAGTTTATCTTTCGGAATGGAGGTACATATATATTGAAAATCCAAATATCAATTTTCTTGAATGTATAGTTCAAAATTGAATATTATTCGGTAAATAGCTAGAAATGTATTTCATGTCTTAAAATTAGCAAACGGTTCCAGAAAACTGCCAAAATTTGGCAATGGTAACATGTAATATGTTCCGTGTGGGTAAAAATAGGGATGCTTTACATATTattatttttgctatatttaagtcATTAGTGAATTTCTAGGCATTTAACAGATACTCCCTCCTTCCTAAAATATAAGGCGCACGTTGACTACTTTGGTCTTCCTCGCACAACTTGAACTATACTTTTCACTTATTGTATGCCTACAAAGTTATTATAAAGATATATGTAATAggatatttttttgcaaaacaaataaGATGATTAACCCATGTATTTTGGTACATATTAATGGTCAAAACCATGCATCAAAGACCGTTGAAAGTCAAATGCGTCTTATATTTTGAGAAGGAGTGATTATAATTAAATTTGAACATCAAGTGCATGAAAAGGTTGACAAATTTTGGTTACAAATCCGATTGGTGTTCTTGAGTCTATGTTTCGGTCGTATTCAACGAAAAAAGAGGAAATTCTAAAGGTCAGAGTGTCAAGACTTGACCCCAAATGTAGAGCTTATTGGTTTTTTCATTCCGAAAATGCAACTAAGTTTGAAAAACATGAAACCTGACATGGTGTCATTATATGATCCCAAGAGGTTGTGGAAAAAATTCACAAGATTTCACGAAAGTTTGACGTGCACTGCTTAGAAACTGGAACATCTCCAATGAAGGAGAAGCGGTCGCTTCTTCGGCGGTTGAActtgaattatttttttatacagTCAACATACACCATTACTTATTTGTTATTTCATGTCAAAAAtatgtagggggggggggggggtcatttgGTGCATTTCTAAGCATTTAAAGGATAAAATTGAAATTTTGAACTGCAAGTGCATAAAAATGTGGAAAAAATTGTTGAGAATCCTACTTATATCATTGGGTCTACTTTATGCCTCATACAAGCAAAGAAGAGAAATTTCAAACAGCAGGGGTGTGGAGACTCTACCCCGAACATGGAGCTTGTTGGGTTTTAATACTAAAAATTTGTAAACGAAATATGAAACACGACAATTTTCAAACATCAAGTGCCATGTTTGGAGTGGAGTCCACAAGTTTCATATTTTTCAGACTTCGTTTGCATTTTTTCTGGAATGAAAAAGCACTAAACTCTTATGTTTGGCGTCGAGTTCTGGCACCCTTATATTAGGAACACTTTTTTTCGTGGATACGGCGTAAATAGAGACCGGAAACTCAAGAGAATTTTTCAATCAATTCGGCCAACTTGTTGAggcacttgtagttcaaattttaattgtaTTCACTAAATGCCTAGAAATGCACTaaatgacttaaatatagcaaACAAACCCATAGAATGCCAGTTTTTGGCATAGACCATGTAATTGTGTATCTTGAGTATAGTAAAAAAATCAAGTCGAACAAATGAATCAGCGGCCGCTTCTGCTTTGGAGATGGTCCAGTTTCTAAGTAGTATATGTCACATTTTTTGCAAAATCTTTCTAAAGTTTTGACCACAACCTCCAGAGATACTATAGTGACACCATGTCAGGTTTCATTATTTTCAGaatttatttgcattttgttgaATTAAAAACCCAATAAACTCCATGTCCAGCATGGTGTCCTGGCACCATGATGTTTGTAATTAATATTTTTTCTTGGATAACTTCTAAACATAGACTCAAGAACACAAATAGGATTTTTCAATCAATTTTGCAAACTATTCATGCACTAATAGTTCATTTTATAATTTTATTAAAAATTACTAGAAATATACTAAAATTTTCTCTAAAAGAAATCTCTAAAATTTTCACATTGAACATGTAATGGTGTATATTGTGTGTATGAAAAATTATAAGTCCAATCGATGAGTCATGGGTCGCTTCACCTACAAACATaattctctctttctctctctttctctctctctctctctctctctctctcaaaacctATATTTTGCCTTTGAGATGGTACAATTTCTAGGTAGAGTACGTCACAAATCGTGCGAAAATTGTCAAATTTTAAACATAGCCTCTACAGATAATATGATGACATCAATCCAGGTTTCATGTTTTCAGACTTTTTATGTATTTTTTGAACTATAAATCAATAAACTCCATGTATGGCGTCGAATCCTAGCACCTTGATGTTGGAATTTGTTTTTCTTGGATAAGGCCTAAAAGAGACTAATTAGCACAAATATAATTTCTAACCCAATTTTGACAAGTTTTTAACCCACTTGCAGTTCAATTTAATTATATTCACTAAGTGCCTAGAAATGCACCAGATGACATAAATATAAAATAACTAACTTAAAAAATTGTCAAATTTTGACACGGAACATATGCATTGGTGTATCTTATGTATAAAAAAATATTCAAGACCAATGGATGAAACGACAGTTGCTTCGCCTTAGAACCTGACACATTCCGTCTTGAAACTATGAGCCATACTTGAAGACGGTCGAGTTTCTAAGCAGTGTATGCCGGATGTTTTTGAAACATAAGAAATTTATTACCGCATCTTCTAGGGATCATATAACAACAGCTTGCGAGGTTTCATGTTTTTCAGATTTTGTTtgcattttctagaatttaaaaaccaataAACCACATCATCTTATTTTTATAAGCCAAAAACATAGACTCGAGAACAAAATAGGATTTTTTTTCCAACCCAAAATTTTCATCTTTGTCACCCATTTACAATTCAAATTTAACTATCTGTTAAATGCCTAGCAAATGCACCGAATGAGTTAAATATAGCACACAGACCCAAAAAAATGCCAAACTTAATTTGACATGGAACATGTAATGGTGTATGTGGATTGTATAAAAAAATTTCAAAGTCAACCGACAAAGCAACGGCCGCTTCGCCTATAAGCCTGACCCGTTCCATCTCGAAACCTTGATTCTTCCTCGGAGGTGGTGCGATTTTCTAAGCACTGTATGTTACAACTTTTCTGAAACCTTCTTTATTTTTTACTCATCCTCTAGGGATCATATCATGACACCATGCTAGGTTTCATTTTTTCATACTTTGTTTGCATTTGTCAGAATTAAATAAATAATAAGGTCCATGTTCGGGGTCGAGTCTTGGCACCCCAATGTTTGGAATTCCTCTTATTTTCTTTATAATGCCTGAACTTAGACTCAAGAACACAAATAGAATTTTGGAACACAACTTTCTCATGCACTTACAGTTCAATTTTAATTATAAATTTTCCCATATGGAACATATTACATTGTGTTAATATAACAAATGTTGCCATTTTTTGGGAACCATGTGCTAATGTTAAGACATGAATAACATTTCTAGCAATTTACTGAATATAATATTCAATTGTGAATTACATGTTTATAGAAAGTGAGCTATAAATTCAAGAAAAATCAATACTTATATATAGTGCTAGCTTCCTAAAAAAGTAAACTCAGAATTTGAAAGTTTGCTATTGAGAATCCAAATGAACACATTTCACTTTATTGCTTTCAATTATTTGGCGAGTGTGTCATAAAAAACACTCGGCAAAGACAATTATTTGTCAAGTGTTTTCTTTGCTGAGTATAACACTCCGCAAAGCACCTGTTTGCCGAGTTTTGTTTTTTGCCGAGTATATTGGCCGGGATATTCGCCAAAGGCCTGACACACGAACAAGGTTTTTCCCATAGTGCATGTCAAGTTTTATTCTGAATAAATAGCTCTGATTAATTTTATTTACAACTGAATTATTGTGTGTGCCCGTTGTTTTGTAGTAATAAAATGACTATTTTATCAACCCTTCGAGCTACCAACCATCAGCAGACA
Coding sequences within:
- the LOC123076402 gene encoding GRAS family protein RAD1-like; protein product: MVGMATNPFPTSWQTQEGASICTNQELDYEHPHYLGIEEVALDGVELELGPRAPKATKVDYLSSPYNASWPPAQADFESSRVRKTKQFRDVLETCKQKVEAMEALEHSPPVSGGGFEEQAGEAVVAVGDVGGGGGGSGADGMRLVQLLVACAEAVACRDRAQAAALLRELQVGAPVHGTAFQRVASCFVQGLADRLALAHPPALGPASMAFSVPRSSCLDGARGEALAVAYELCPYLRFAHFVANASILEAFDGESNVHVVDLGMTMGLNRGHQWRALLDGLATRAGGKPARVRVTGAGAGLDTMRAVGREIEAYAEELGMCLEFRAVDRTLESLHVDDLCIDAHEAVAINSVLELHCVVKESRGALNSVLQTIRKLSPKAFVLVEQDAGHNGPFFLGRFMEALHYYAALFDALDAALPRYDARRARVEQFHYGAEIRNVVGCEGAARVERHERADQWRRRMSRAGFQSMPIKMAAKAREWLEENAGGSGYTVAEEKGCLVLGWKGKPVIAASCWKC